Proteins encoded together in one Hevea brasiliensis isolate MT/VB/25A 57/8 chromosome 16, ASM3005281v1, whole genome shotgun sequence window:
- the LOC110656046 gene encoding pentatricopeptide repeat-containing protein At2g13600 yields the protein MKRLRLANTHFSRIKTLISQNSYQQALKSSLTVSCFSPLLTDQIYALFIKSGNNLEPYLSTVLISHFSKQNDLSRALTFLLDTHNPDIITYNALISGFARFSQPGPVFELFNDLRHLGLVPDVFTFSSLIKGCCSLRENGVAHGVCLRLGFECRAFIVSGLIENYAKNGDMESAERCFEECFCVDNVLYTAMLCGYMWNGEFEKGKEVFADMRGLGFELNEFSLTGVIGALFDIKEGEQIHGFAVKKGLLYSCSMHLNNAVMSMYSRCGSKVDAIKVFDEIPEPDVVSWTERIGAACDGEEALECFGILHSIGLDINEYNLINVFSAIGGAKFLKAAKQIQALCHKTGYLQVVSVGNALVSMYGKSRQMHDARHIFYDMIYRDSVSWNSLISACSENGFVSEALEVFSHMSDLALQPTIYTLISILETVSNLKCTKQAMQIHSHVIKCGFMIDDSMVSSLIIAYGRCNSMDDSKRIFGEIDEVNLAHVKVMMTNLVHSGLYADALNLFQTIWRSCLEVDGKTFSIVFKAFGAMTDMEQGRAIHSLSLTYGFDQDSFVESALIDIYCKCGNIGDAVKIFRSMSTDNLAGWNAMVIGYAQHGCCQEAFKIFDEMSEFGVEPDEITYIGVLTSCCHAGLLKKARYYFKSMFELHGIIPCLEHYACMVDLLGRVGLLEDAKEIIDHMPIQPDVHLWQILLSACSIHRHVELGRVAASKLLELQPENESTYILLSNLYASVGMWGAVGKLRKEMKEKVVHKEPGSSWIQVGRTIHNFLVDDISHPQNKEVYVELIRLYGQMLTLPELELDGVFL from the coding sequence ATGAAGAGACTAAGACTAGCCAACACTCACTTCTCTCGAATCAAAACCCTTATCTCCCAAAACTCTTATCAGCAAGCTCTCAAATCCTCACTCACTGTATCTTGTTTTTCTCCTCTCCTTACTGATCAAATATACGCTCTCTTCATCAAGTCTGGCAACAATCTTGAACCCTACCTTTCCACTGTTCTCATTTCTCACTTCTCTAAACAAAATGACCTTTCTCGAGCTCTCACTTTCCTTTTGGACACGCATAACCCAGATATTATCACCTATAACGCCCTCATTTCTGGGTTTGCCCGGTTTAGCCAGCCTGGGCCTGTTTTTGAGCTTTTTAATGACTTGAGGCACCTGGGTCTGGTTCCTGATGTGTTTACTTTTAGTTCTTTGATCAAAGGGTGCTGCAGTTTGAGAGAGAATGGGGTTGCACATGGGGTTTGTTTGAGGCTGGGGTTTGAGTGTAGGGCGTTTATTGTTAGCGGGTTGATTGAGAATTATGCAAAAAATGGGGATATGGAGTCGGCTGAGAGGTGTTTTGAGGAGTGCTTTTGTGTGGATAATGTGCTTTACACAGCTATGCTTTGTGGGTATATGTGGAACGGGGAGTTTGAAAAGGGAAAAGAGGTTTTTGCTGATATGAGGGGTTTAGGATtcgaattgaatgagtttagctTAACTGGGGTAATTGGTGCTTTATTTGATATTAAGGAAGGGGAACAGATTCATGGGTTTGCTGTCAAAAAGGGACTTTTGTATAGTTGTTCAATGCATTTGAATAATGCTGTTATGAGTATGTACTCCAGGTGTGGTAGTAAAGTCGATGCTATTAAGGTGTTTGATGAAATTCCTGAGCCAGATGTTGTTTCTTGGACTGAGAGGATAGGAGCAGCTTGTGATGGTGAGGAAGCGTTGGAATGTTTTGGAATTTTGCATTCTATAGGTTTAGATATTAATGAATACAATTTGATCAATGTTTTTTCTGCCATTGGAGGAGCGAAGTTCTTGAAAGCAGCTAAGCAAATTCAAGCACTTTGTCATAAGACAGGGTATTTGCAGGTGGTTTCTGTTGGCAATGCATTGGTGTCCATGTATGGGAAGTCTAGGCAAATGCATGATGCTAGGCACATTTTTTATGATATGATCTATCGAGATTCTGTTTCTTGGAATTCTCTGATATCTGCATGTTCTGAGAATGGATTTGTTAGTGAGGCGCTGGAGGTGTTCTCACATATGTCTGATCTTGCACTGCAGCCCACCATCTATACTCTCATTAGCATTCTTGAAACAGTTTCCAACTTGAAATGTACAAAGCAGGCAATGCAAATCCATTCACATGTGATTAAATGTGGATTCATGATAGATGATTCCATGGTTTCCAGCTTGATAATAGCATATGGGAGATGCAATAGTATGGATGACTCAAAAAGGATATTTGGTGAGATTGATGAGGTAAACTTGGCACATGTGAAAGTGATGATGACAAATTTGGTCCATAGTGGGCTTTATGCGGATGCTTTGAATTTGTTTCAAACCATATGGAGATCATGCCTTGAAGTGGATGGCAAAACTTTTAGTATTGTCTTTAAAGCTTTTGGTGCTATGACAGATATGGAACAGGGGAGAGCAATTCATTCCCTATCTCTAACATATGGATTTGATCAGGATAGCTTTGTTGAAAGTGCTCTCATTGACATCTACTGTAAGTGCGGAAACATAGGAGATGCAGTGAAAATATTCAGGAGTATGTCTACAGACAATTTGGCTGGCTGGAATGCCATGGTAATAGGATATGCTCAACACGGTTGTTGTCAAGAAGCTTTCAAGATTTTCGATGAGATGTCTGAATTTGGAGTTGAACCTGATGAAATAACTTATATCGGTGTCCTTACTTCATGCTGCCATGCAGGGCTACTGAAGAAAGCACGTTATTACTTCAAATCTATGTTTGAACTTCATGGAATTATCCCATGTTTAGAACATTATGCATGCATGGTAGATCTGCTTGGTCGAGTAGGACTCCTGGAAGATGCAAAGGAGATTATAGATCATATGCCTATTCAACCTGATGTTCATTTATGGCAAATTCTTCTATCAGCCTGCAGCATCCACAGACATGTTGAACTGGGGAGAGTTGCAGCTAGTAAACTTCTCGAGCTGCAACCTGAAAATGAATCTACTTATATTCTTCTATCAAACCTGTATGCTTCTGTGGGCATGTGGGGTGCTGTTGGAAAATTGAGAAAAGAGATGAAGGAAAAAGTAGTACACAAAGAACCTGGTTCTAGTTGGATTCAAGTGGGAAGAACAATCCATAACTTTTTGGTCGATGACATCTCACATCCTCAAAATAAAGAAGTTTACGTAGAGTTGATAAGGCTGTATGGGCAAATGTTAACTTTGCCAGAGTTGGAACTTGATGGTGTTTTTCTATAG